GTAGTAGTCGTGAGTTGTAACCGCCAAGTCTCTTCGTCTTATCGGCGGCAACCGCCCCTTGAAGTTCTGTATCATGTCATACGACCAAACGGACCTATAACGGATATAACAAGAAGGAACCGATTGTCGAGTAGTAGCTGACTGGTTCATTATTCGATCGATTGTTCAATGGACCATAGTATACTATTTGTATATATCATACTGGATGAATCTGGCGTTGGGTCTCGTTGAAGCACTTGAAGTTTGTTAGTTTTTTGGCTTTCTGAAATCTAGCTTGTAAATTCAGGTCATAATCTCTGTGTAAAAATTGCTCTTGTGGCAGCAAGACATGCTGCCACTGGCTTCCTTCATCCACTTAGAATATCATGGTTCTACTTCCATTCTTATGATACAGTACTGTTAAATAGCCAGTTGATAGCGCCGCTAGTCACGTGATTTCGTCCTCTTATACCAACACTTCTAAGTCAAACAAAACAACCTTTCACTACATTTGACTAGCATTTACTTCTTGATCTAATCCGTTATTTAAGTTCAGTGGGACCAATTCCCAACCCTGTAGGCCTTCTCTTGGTCGTTCAGGTGCTCGGTGCGTGAGGCTCAACTCGCGTTGCGATTTGCGCTCAAGGATCAGTAATATTATATAAGAGCACACCCCCCTTACAAATCTATCAATTGActagatttcttcaatatctcCACAAATTCGATATAATGAACGCTTACAGTTTCACCCAGGCCACTTCAGAGGCCCTCTCTCAACATGATATTCTAAAAGATGTGCTTCACGACCCTCAATTCAAAGCTTGGGGTGTCTTGGCTGCAGAATATTCTAAAGATGCCCCAGTCGCTATGGGGAACACCCTTTCTGTCGAGAAGACACAGCTAAAACCAGTAATTCAGTTCACTTTGAACCCAGAGGAAAAATCGCCAAAGGTTCATGATAAAGATTTGTTCACTCTAGTAGTGACGGACCCTGACGCTCCATCTAGAACCGACAAGAAATGGTCCGAGTACTGTCATTATGTTGAAGCAGATCTGAAAGTTCTCGACCATTCAGctacttcttctgcttctcACGTTAGTGAACCTCAATTTGTAAGCGCAGAGCTAAAAAACGGTACTGTCTTGCAACAGTACCAAGGTCCTGCTCCTCCAAAGGGCACCGGGAAACACCGCTATGTGTTTGTGTTATATAAGCAGCCAGATGGTGTTACAGGTAAACAATTCACTACTATCAAGGATAGACCTAACTGGGGTTTTGGTGAACCTGCTACGGGTGTACACCGCTGGGCTACGGAGAACAAGTTAGAACCTGTCTctgtcaatttcttctatGCAGAAACTAAATGATTAAATAGGTAGCTATACTAATGCTCAGGTAGAAGAATATTCGAAGAATAATTAAACTATGTATATCTATATGATGTGATCAGTCAAACAGTTCGTTAACCAGCTCGCGGTAGACGCCTATTTGGAAATTGTCCAGTTCGATCATGTTCAGCGCGGGGGCGATGATGAACCCACCGCCCTGTTGCGCATTGGCGTCCGAAAGATCGTCCACGGCGTAGTGCTGCATCATTTCTTGGTACATCTTGAGTTCTTTACGTTGAGAATCGTAGTATTTAGAATCGATCCCAAGGTTATTTGGAATCGCACAGAGCCAGATTCTCGTCTTgtagaatttgaaaagttctttgatgagCTCACGGAAATCGTTACGCTCTTCACACACGTAATAAAAAGTGAGCTTCTTACGGTCGAATTGGAACTCTGCATTGAGAATCTTGATGTTTAGTTGTGGGCGCGAGTATCCGCCCGAAGCAGGTGGCATGCCGTTCGAGTGACTGTTGGATCCATTGTGGTGGTGATGGTGGGTGAACCCGCTGTTTAATGATCTCAATTTGAGTTGGGCAATGTGCAATGCTTTCAGTTCATCCTGGAACTTGTTGTGCAAATTGGTTGTGACCTCCCAGGGTGTTGCGAATCTGAGTACCTGTTTCGAGGGaacaatcaattgagttaATTCTATCACGTCATACAGTTTCGAGTTAAGTTCTTCGTTTTGACCACGCGTAGAGTCTATCAGTGCCTGAACAAAAGTGCTGTTGACATGGTGCTGAGATTTGCTGGTGATGAGCGAGTCAAAGtgtattttcttcttcaagaaattaacAAAAAGGGCCAAATCCAGATCGACTGTAGGCTCTACCACAAGAGCCAGGTCTTTACCACGATCACCATCGATAATCACCAAATCACCccttttcatcaagagaTTGGTATTTTGTGGGGTTGATAGAAGTTCCAGTTTACCGTTCTTTAATGCCACAAGAACGAGTGGTTTATAGTGTAGGTATGACGAGGTAGAGCTGGATCTCTTCTCTGAAGACTTCCCATGGTTTCCGTCATCCACTAAACCAGACTTTCTCTCGATGggactctttgaaaattgcTTCTCCGAAGTGAACGCATCCGACTGTGGGTTGTAGTTCAAATTACAACTTTTTAAGAATGCCAAGAATTTCGAAATGGCTCGACTCTTCTTGTCGTCGCGAGTATCATCTGATGAGAGCATCGATTTGATATGGTCTGTGAACTCAAACACAAGTGGACTAGAAAAATAGTTTGACCCGCAATCTGCGTAAAGTGCTTGTAAATCCGCCGAAGAGACAATTTGATGTGCATTCAAAAGTACTAAACCGTTCTCCAACATAACCTCCCCATCCTTGGATTGCTGTTTTGGttggtgttgttgttgctgttgttgctgttgttgctgttgttgctgcttcGAGTAATCCAGATAACCATTCCGCATCCCGTTGTTGACACCTTGAGTCTGATTGTATGGGGCTGTAGAAGGAGCTCCCATTGCAATGACAGGTTGGGTGTTTCTACGCTGTGAATGGTTTTGCGGAGCCATATTATTGTACGGAGCTGCAGGTGCGGTAGTTGGTGGAGCCATTTGAGCAGACAAGAAAGTAGTCtgttttcttccttggtTATTGAAAGCACCAACGGCCTGAGGTTCAGGTAGGGATCCCACATGGCCGTGAATCAATGTGTCCGAGATATATGATGATCTTCTGGCACCAGAAAGTGGCTCCTGTGAGTGTAAATGGCTTTGTTGAAGTAGCGGTTGATGCTGTAGTTGATTTTCGTAAAATGGTGCCtctgaagaactcaaaGGCGACAACATGGAGTTCGAGTTGAAATTATGTGCCAAATTGCCGGAATAGTAGTCGTTATTtctatcaaaatcaaacGCAAACTGCGGAACATTAGCAGATTCGTTGCCCTGGAACATCATAGGCATCGGGTTGGTCATATTAAAAATTGTCTGTTGTTGGGAATGGAATGGGTTCTGCGACTGAGCTGCAGATTGGCTTGCAGTAGGAGGTATAGGTTCAGAGTTTGATGGAGTCATCTGAAATGAATTGAAAGGCAGTCTATGTGACGCTGCAGTACGAAGAGGATGTGGATTATCAAACCCTGTAATaaaatcaactttcttctcctctttACTCGACTCGCGCTCTCTATTACTCGGAGTCACTTCATTGCTCAGAGCATGTGCATTCTTACCAtgagcagcagcagctttCCTCGGTAAATCCGTCAAAGATTTTCCACTATTATTCTTAAACAACAAATTATCGTAGTAGTTCCGCAAATCCACATTATCCGATATACTGGTGGTGCTATTAATGGAAGGTAACTCGGCCGTCATGACTAAACCTCTGATAGTGAATGGGTAAGAGTCTCTATAATTTTTATCCTGAAAATCGTCTCTATCAACCCGACAAACCGCAAACTGTTCTATCTTTTCTATCTTTGCCAGTCTCTTATATTTCACAAGTTTCAAAAGTGCTCTTACAAAACTAGCCCTAGATATCCCTTCAAATGTCAATAATAGCCATCAAAGAATAGTTTCAGGGACCCTCTTGGTACTTATAGTTCTAAAGCCCCTTGTGAACCTTTCTCTCTTCCCTTCGTTACTTGCCCCTGCCTCTCCTCCCCCGACAAACTTTTCGTGGGGACGGCACTTTGAGATGATTAGATTTGATCACGTGACTTACATCAGTAACCAGTATAGAGCGCCATTGATGGCCAACATGATGAGGAAGTAAATGATCAGGACTCTGATACGATGTCTGGGAGGTTCCTGATGCTCAATTGGTGCTGCTGCCTCGGTTGGAGTCGAAACAGGCCTTTCTTCGTCGAGCTGTGGCGCAACTTCTAAGACAACACCAAGACCTTTCGCTATATGCCAGTCGATATGACAGTGGAGGAGCCATAACCCAGGCAAATCAGCTTTGATTCTAAGAGCTGCATATGAGCTGCCTGGAATGTTAATGCTGTCTCTAGTCATTGGGGTTTGTCGATTTTCTTGCCAGTATTGTATATCCTTCTTGTACTTGCGACTAGCGCTGTTGTCGGGGGATTCGGCCCGGAGTGGGCCCTCATGTCCCTCACCTATTGAAACTACTTGGAATGGCTGCCCGTGTAAGTGCCATGGGTGCCTCATGTGGTCGATGGAGTTGATGACAACCTCTGCTATTTGGCCGCCTTTCAGCTTGATTGGGTGCTCGAAAAATTCGCCGAACGTCTTGCCATTCACTTTGTACATCCCAGTACCGTACTCGTTGACTGTTGCCTCGTCAGAATGGTAGGCATAGTCCAGTTCGATTCGTTGCACAGCTGCGTTATCCCAAAGGCCGTGAATCCCACTGCTGTCCGTGGGCTCTAACTGTTGATACATTTCGTTCTTATTCAGCCCCGGCAGATTCTTTATTTTCGTATGATTCTCGTCTCTGATATTTTGGCCTCCTTCCTTGACAAACCATGctgtcttttcaatgtAGCCCATCATCTTGTTGCAGCCGTTTGTCAGCTTAAGCGCAGATTTGCCACTTTTTACATCGTCATTCAGCTTCACAACTACAGTGACCCTTTGTCCAACTGCCATACTGAGAGTCTCTACAACATAAGGCTTAACAAGTATGCCATCAGTCTCCATGATAACTAGCTGGTGCCCGGCTAAGTTCAAGACCTGGGTCCCGGACATTCCAGTGTTGATAATCCGCAGTACCAGCACTTGTGTATCCTTACCAAGGACGAATTCGAGGTTGTCATCTTGTGAGCCATTGATTAAGGACCCGTCTATGCGTGGGTCCGTAGTCCCATCGTAAGTCATCACTTTGTCATGCAGGACATCTAGATCAGAATCATTGTACCAGTCGGATAACGCTATCACTTGTTCCTGTACTGTATCTCCCGTTGCTATTGATTGACCCTCTATCAACGCCAGGGGACCTGCTTCAATTTCCGCCTTGCTATTCAAGCTTTGCAATATATCATTGGTCAGCGACATAAACTCGGGGCAATCCACAATTATAGTACCACGAAGTCCATCCCCATATTGCACGGTGGAGTGTGAGTGATACCAAAAGGTTCCGCAAGCATTCTCTGGAATCGTAAAGTTGTACCAATAATTCTCGCCTGTTTTGATGCCCGCTTGTATTAACTCTGGAACACCATCATTCACATTCCCTATAGGAGCCAGCCCATGGAAATGAAGTGCTGTGTCACAGTAATCCTTCCAAAGAGAATCTGTCTCGCTCAGTTGTATCTCTGCTGGTGAAcatattgaatttttcaaatttaacTTGATTGTGTCACCTATCTTAGCTCTAATTGTCGGTCCATAAGTATCTTGGTGACCATTGATCGATATTATTCGTCTCCCTTTGGGGTTTTCAGCACTTGATACATCAAAAAGCAGAACTTGTTCGATACCTTCACTTGCTCCAGTGGGTGTACTCAGTGCCTCTCGAATTTGCAGTAGGACGACAATTAAAAGAATAGTTTGTAACATATCCGAACCTATCGAGAGCcaattcaagaacaagttCTTCCAGAAAGAGTTAGATATTAATCTCAAAGGGTTAAAAGGAAGTATAGAAGGACGTATATGGCATGTAGGGAATTTAACCAAAGTGGATAGctgatttttgaaaaaaataatGGTTGCTAAGAGATTCGAACTCTTGCATCTTACGATACCTGAGAATTCCGTGATGCGTAGTGTTGCTACACACAAGAATCGAACTGAGGATTCTTGAATCAGGCGCCTTAGACCGCTCGGCCAAACAACCACTTAAATGTTGAAAGTTAAGATAGTATGATCAAGACATACCAATGAGTGGATCAACTATCATATTGAGGCCCACGGAAATAGGAAGGACCCTCATAGTTGAGGCTACGGCCATAGATCCGAAGGCCTATATAAAGACTTATGAAATAGCTATCGAAGAGATGCCTTAAAAGTTGCATCATTCCTTGCCAGAATGGAGAATCATATGTTTCGTTTTAACTTCCAGGACGATCTCGACAAGATAACCTACTTCTCGGATTTCCTAGAAGGCGAAGCCGCTCAATGGTATTTCGCACTTACTCGAAGTGGCACCCGCAACTCAACGTTCAATGAATTTCTGGTACGCTTTCAACGTAAGTACTACAACAGCAATGCCATCGACGATGTCATGGATAGGATGTTCAACTGTTGCCAAACATCATCCCTGATCACCTACAATCAAGAATTCGGGGAGTTAGCCTCCGCACTCCCTACAGACTTATTCAACGAAAGAACCAGATTGAACAAGTACGTGAATGGCCTCAAACCAGAGCTTAAAAGGATGGTCCGGACCTTTCAACCCGAGACCCTTGAGGACGCAATGAATATAGCTACAAACATGGCAGAAACACCTAACTCGTTCAAGCAAACGACACGTACCTCAACCTTACCATATGGAGCGAGTTCATACGAACCAATGGAAGTTGATTCCATACAGACAGAACCCATCGAGGTCGATGCTATCTACAAAGACCTCAAGAATCCCCGCAGACAAAAACTATCCTCTCAAGAGCGCcaacttttgatgaaactcGGGATCTGCTTCAGATGTAGAGCAGGCCAACATAGGGCCAATCAGTGCCCAAATGCGAGTTCTCCCTGATTCCCCAGAAATCAATTGTACATTAGTTCagccattgaaaattacaaaatcaaaaaaattgacaaaCACGAAAGCCCACTTAGCACCACTAATTGGAAATCGTAAGGAAATCGAGACTATTCATGAGGGAAACCCTATACGGTTACTTCTAGATACCGGTGCTGCCACTTCACTGATCTCGTCAGTCCGCGCCAAAACATTAAGATTACAGACTTACGATACAGACCCGGTCACAATCAGGGGTGCAACCACGAACGCCCAAGGCATACCCTGCACTCAGGCAGCTGTATTCACGTTCTTCCATAATGTGAAACGCTATGACGTACCAGTCTACGTCGGCGACCAACTACACACCGATATTATCATCGGGAACCCAATTCTCGATTTGTACCCGGAGCTAGGACTGCCAGACAAGATGAGCCCAACCACAGATACCAAGACCACGGACCCAAAGACACCAATGAAACCAACGAAACCACAGAGATTCTGGAAATCCAAGCCCACACGGACACCAGAGAAATCACAGAAGCTTGGTCAACCCAAACTACCTCAACTAAACCATGAAAGTTCCCTACCCATTGACTTAATCTACACCGAGGACGACCGACAAGTGCTTAAAACGCGGAAGAAGGACCATCGAAGCCTCAACGGCTATATCATCCGTGTTGAAGCAATCGACGCCCAAACACCGAACCACCACGACGCAAGTTCGTTCCACCGATTACCGCCATCCTTGCAAGCGAAATACAGGCACACAGTCAGAAACGATCTGCCACGGACCGCGCTTGAAATGAAAGAGGTCTCCCATGAGATCGACCTGAAAGCAGATGCTAGAATACCCTGTATACCTCCATATAGGAGAACGCCTAAGGAGGAGGACCAGATAGTGACCATAGTGAATGACTTACTTGAAAAAGGCTTCATAGAACCATCAAAGAGCCCTTACAGCTCCCCTGTGgtgctggtgaagaaaaaagacGGCTCCTTCCGCCTGTGCGTTGATTATCGGGTTCTCAACGAAGCCACCATCAAAGACCCCTTCCCACTCCCAAGAATTGAGGTCTTACTTGCAAAGATCGGAAAGGCTTCCATATTCTCAACACTAGACCTCCACTCAGgatatcatcaaattccGGTAAAGCCAGAAGATGTACCCAAGACAGCTTTCACGACCCACAATGGCAAATACCAGTATCGAGTGATGCCTTTCGGGCTAGTCAATGCCCCGTCAACTTTCTCACGATATATGGCAGACATATTCCGCGATTTGCCATTCGTCCTGGTTTACCTTGATGATATTCTAGTGATATCAACATCTGAAAAACAACACATTGAACATTTAAACACAGTTTTAGGACGCCTCCAAGAACACCAACTCATCGCTAAGGAAAAGAAATGTCAATTCTTACAAACCGAAGTGGAATTTCTAGGCTACCACATCTCCGAACATTGTATCCGGCCAATAAAAGGTAAGTGTGACGCCATTCATGCTATACCACCGTGCAAGTCAATAAAAGATGCACAACGTTTTCTCGGTATGATTAACTACTACCGAAGATTCATACCGCATTGTTCGACAATCGCTCACCCGTTAATTGACTATGCAGCTAAGAAAACGCCATGGACTACATTGCAGACAAACGCCTTTaatgagttgaagagactgTTGGTTGCAGCCCCTTTGCTTGTCCCATTCTGCACCGAACATTCGTACCGACTCACTACCGATGCTAGTAAATCAGGACTAGGAGCTGTGTTAGAACAAATGGAGGGCAAGAAAGTCGTCGGCGTTGTAGGCTATTTCTCGAAATCCTTGCAAGGAGCACAGAACAACTACCCAGCCGGTGAACTGGAATTGTTAGGtatcattgaaagtttACGTCATTTCAAATACTTGCTCCACGGAAAGCGATTTACACTAAGAACGGACCATATATCCTTGCTAGCGCTGAAAAATAAAACTGAGCCTTCGATTCGACTAGCGAGATGGCTAGACGAATTAGCCGAATATGAAATTGATCTAGAATACCTCAAAGGCCCTGATAATGTTGTAGCTGATACGTTGTCTAGAAATGTACCCATCAGCAGTCTAGCTACAATCCCTACCTTGGACCCATCAACATGGAGTGCGGACATTAAGAACGATGTCGACCTAGCAGCCGTTCGATTTGCTCTAGGAGGAAACAGCTCTCACTTCGACTCTCTGCCAAAAGAAATACAGCGTCGAGTGATACGCCTAAGAAGGTCTCCACAAAGTACAGCCAAGTATGGGATTGAAAGAGGTACTTTATACTACGAAGGACGATTGTGCGTCCCTCACCACAGGCAAAATGAAGTTTTAGCGGTATACCATGACCACGGACTATTTGGTGGACATTATGGAGAAACGATTACCTATCAAAAGATAGCGAACAAGTTTTACTGGCCGAGAATGATGGCGTCCATCAGGAAATATGTCAAGAGCTGCATGCAATGCCAAATCATGAAGAACTCATCTCACCAGTCACAAGGCTTGCTGCTGCCACTGCCAGTTCCCAAAGGCAGATGGTTAGACATATCGATGGACTTTGCCACGGACTTACCAACAACGCAATCCGGTCACGACATTATCCTTATAGTAGTGTGCCGATTCTCTAAAAGAGCCCACCTTATCCCATGTGCCAAGACACTAGATGCCCGAGGAGTAATCGACCTACTGTACCGGTTTATTTTCGCCTATCATGGGTTCCCAAAAACGATCACATCCGATCGAGACACACGTCTAACGGCCAAACTCTTTCGTGAATTTACAGACCGTCTTGGGATCAAGCTCACGATGTCATCATCTAATCACCCTCAGACTGACGGTCAGTCTGAGCGCTCGATTCAGACCCTCAACCGTTTACTGCGAACATATACCAACGCCGACCACGGACTATGGGATGTACTGCTACCTCAGATCGAATATGTGTACAACTCCACACCATCCCAATCCTCCAGATTGACCCCCTTCGAAGTAGACTGCGGCTATATCCCCATGGAACCCACCATAAATACTGAAACCGAAATCTCAGCCAGATCCTTCGGAGCAGTGGCACTGACCAGACACTTGAAAACTATTACTACCCTAGCCAAAGACGCACTGGCAATCGCGCAACAGCGACAAGAGGCGAATCACAACAGAGggaggaagaaaattgGTTTTAAAATAGGTGAGCTCGTCCTCCTGCATAGAGATGCGTACCATAACACAGGACGCTATTGGAAGGCTCAGCCCTTCTTCGTAGGCCCATTTTCagtgatcaagaaaatcAACGAGAACGCATATGAATTGGACTTACCAATAACATCTAAGAAGCATCGAGTTTTCAACGTTAAGTGGCtgaaaaagttcatcatACGAGAAGGGACGTTCTACGAACAGCCACCAATCACAGGTTTTGCGCGCCTCAGAAAATGCAAGACATCACAGCAATAGTAGGCTATGATCCGGAAGATCACATATACCACTGTAAGCTCCAGTACGTGGACCCACAAATAACTGTCgagttcaaagaaacagaaatCAAACGACTGGCACCCGAACGACTAAACTCATTATTACAAAACCTGAGGGCGTTAACCCATTTCGAACAACCAGTAATTGACCATTAGGAGAGGGAAGATGTGATAGTATGATCAAGACATACCAATGAGTGGATCAACTATCATATTGAGGCCCACGGAAATAGGAAGGACCCTCATAGTTGAGGCTACGGCCATAGATCCGAAGGCCTATATAAAGACCTATGAAATAGCTATCGAAGTCTATCTAATCCCGTCCCAGAGATGGGGGGGACCACAGATTAAGTATGAATACTAAATACCATCCGTATTATTACAAAAGTATTGAAGCTTCATTAAAAACATACCACGAGGAGCTAACTATCACACAGCTTGAACGAGTATCAAGAACGTCATTAAAACGCAATGGTGAGATCATGAAATAAGCTACTCTCATCATTTTGAAATACCACAACTGATAGATCTAGATTCGTTAATGTAGAATTATATCATTGTGACGAATAAGTGTTATTCTCATGCCGTTACAAACAACCGGAACAAGATGTTGACTTCGGTTTGTGATTTGTAGTCACGTAAACAAGACTGAATCCTTATAGACTTCGTGACTATTTATCTATCTTATAGTCAGTCCTGTTAGAGTGAGCGACAAATTTACGATAGACTAATGTAGGTCTACTGCAAGTAACATCACCTTACCACTCCATTCATCCTCAATAAAATGTGGCAAAGTTCATGGAGGGTATAATCGTGAACACAGATTGAGCGCACTGGACAATATTTAGCTTGTTGCCCTGGTCATCCTGTTTTGGTTTAATCAAAAAATGTGAAAGGCTCCGCAAAGGGTTGTAGCTTCTTTATTACCTCTCTCAGTTCCTTTCAGCTTAATAGCCTGGAAACTATTGTGGCCGATATCAGGAACAAGGGCGCCGTTTCTTCCTTACTTTCGTTGTTTCGAGTGTTGTGAACAGCGGCAATATTGACACTGTGGTATGCCTTACCAACTTAACATTTTGATCCTTGGAAAATTATAAACTAGAAATACTATGAGCATTGACGTTGATAAAATAAATAATGTATGTTTTTCAGTTCTGAAAAGCATTATTAGGATGCAAAATATAAAATATATATCGCTAATTAATTTTAGCGAGTAATCATCAATGACTATTTTAGCTTTCGAAGGTAACTCCAAAGGATATTGCCACTACTGTTGAAGTCTCATCGACCACGCAGCAACCGTCGCTTATCTAATAATACAACATGACTTTACATAACCTTGCTTTCTAAAAGTTACATGAAAATGCaatgagcttcaaatttaAGTTTAGGAGCTCTCTTTTGTCAGAACTCTTTCCTTTAACAGAACTTTCTCAATCTCGCTCACCAATCTTTTTAGAGTCTTAGTAGAACCACTTTTCTTTCTGAATCCTACAATACTTCCTTTTCCACGAGACCAAACAACCATCTCAAACAAGGTGGATCTTAGAGATAGAATGTTTTCACTCGAGAGTTTCCCCGTCAGCGTCAATTTGTCAGGCATCGATTTGACACCTTTGAGGCCATACTTTTTCCAACCTTGTAATAAGTTTTGTAATCCGTTGAACAATTGCTTAGCGGCGACGCTGGCGTATAACTCTGCATCGAATTCCCCATTTGTCTTTTCgtttgatgatttggagaactttctgaagaaggaagtatttctcttcttctctgaCCCTTCTTTTGAAGGCATTCTCTCAGACTTTTGCGCACCATCTGTTCTGTGTTTCGGTATCGAGGCATTCAATGGAGCTTCTTGTTGCCTCTCTACTTGCGCATTATCTTCTTTTATTGATAACACCTCCGCGGTTTCACTTGGCTGGTTCTCATCATTTTGAATCATGGATTTAACATTATGCTGAGCAGGTTCTGGCAAAGACTCACTAGATGACTGGTAAATCCCTAGACCTTTAGCCTCCTTGCCGTCCAGAGGTGGTAATGTTGGCAACCTTACGTTCTTGTCTTCCGCGGTGCGGTCCTCTCCGTTAGAGGTTTTGAATCTATCGGCAAAGTTCagtttcaatttttccttcGTCATGTTAGAATCTTCAGGAACTTCGTAAAGACGCCCATCATGAGAACTATCACCAGTAACCTCACCATCCTCTTGTACGTTCTCAAACAAAAACTCGGGCTCATGACCGCTTTGATCGTTTGGTGAATCCCTATTCCCTTTGGCATTGGATGCCTCTTCATTCAACAGATCTGCCAAATTGGTGTAAGATTGTTTCGAAGAATACATTGACAACACAGAGAGCCGTTTGTTTGAATCGCCAAACTGGCGAGATTTTCTAGTGAACTGTGGGACCT
The window above is part of the Torulaspora delbrueckii CBS 1146 chromosome 3, complete genome genome. Proteins encoded here:
- the TDEL0C06480 gene encoding uncharacterized protein (Ty like retrotransposon), with protein sequence MENHMFRFNFQDDLDKITYFSDFLEGEAAQWYFALTRSGTRNSTFNEFLVRFQRKYYNSNAIDDVMDRMFNCCQTSSLITYNQEFGELASALPTDLFNERTRLNKYVNGLKPELKRMVRTFQPETLEDAMNIATNMAETPNSFKQTTRTSTLPYGASSYEPMEVDSIQTEPIEVDAIYKDLKNPRRQKLSSQERQLLMKLGICFRCRAGQHRANQCPNAVLPDSPEINCTLVQPLKITKSKKLTNTKAHLAPLIGNRKEIETIHEGNPIRLLLDTGAATSLISSVRAKTLRLQTYDTDPVTIRGATTNAQGIPCTQAAVFTFFHNVKRYDVPVYVGDQLHTDIIIGNPILDLYPELGLPDKMSPTTDTKTTDPKTPMKPTKPQRFWKSKPTRTPEKSQKLGQPKLPQLNHESSLPIDLIYTEDDRQVLKTRKKDHRSLNGYIIRVEAIDAQTPNHHDASSFHRLPPSLQAKYRHTVRNDLPRTALEMKEVSHEIDLKADARIPCIPPYRRTPKEEDQIVTIVNDLLEKGFIEPSKSPYSSPVVLVKKKDGSFRLCVDYRVLNEATIKDPFPLPRIEVLLAKIGKASIFSTLDLHSGYHQIPVKPEDVPKTAFTTHNGKYQYRVMPFGLVNAPSTFSRYMADIFRDLPFVLVYLDDILVISTSEKQHIEHLNTVLGRLQEHQLIAKEKKCQFLQTEVEFLGYHISEHCIRPIKGKCDAIHAIPPCKSIKDAQRFLGMINYYRRFIPHCSTIAHPLIDYAAKKTPWTTLQTNAFNELKRLLVAAPLLVPFCTEHSYRLTTDASKSGLGAVLEQMEGKKVVGVVGYFSKSLQGAQNNYPAGELELLGIIESLRHFKYLLHGKRFTLRTDHISLLALKNKTEPSIRLARWLDELAEYEIDLEYLKGPDNVVADTLSRNVPISSLATIPTLDPSTWSADIKNDVDLAAVRFALGGNSSHFDSLPKEIQRRVIRLRRSPQSTAKYGIERGTLYYEGRLCVPHHRQNEVLAVYHDHGLFGGHYGETITYQKIANKFYWPRMMASIRKYVKSCMQCQIMKNSSHQSQGLLLPLPVPKGRWLDISMDFATDLPTTQSGHDIILIVVCRFSKRAHLIPCAKTLDARGVIDLLYRFIFAYHGFPKTITSDRDTRLTAKLFREFTDRLGIKLTMSSSNHPQTDGQSERSIQTLNRLLRTYTNADHGLWDVLLPQIEYVYNSTPSQSSRLTPFEVDCGYIPMEPTINTETEISARSFGAVALTRHLKTITTLAKDALAIAQQRQEANHNRGRKKIGFKIGELVLLHRDAYHNTGRYWKAQPFFVGPFSVIKKINENAYELDLPITSKKHRVFNVKWLKKFIIREGTFYEQPPITGFARLRKCKTSQQ